Proteins encoded together in one Hymenobacter monticola window:
- a CDS encoding penicillin-binding protein 1A, producing the protein MPTSPPTRRAKPQPLKPARPGRFTAFIRTMWVLFGAGVVGLGLFVLAVSGNFLNLFGRMPNLKTLENPRSELASEIYSADGVLLGKYFRENRTPVEFKDLPQNLIDALIATEDVRFEQHSGIDAKSVLRAVTGVLTFSHNGGGSTLTQQVAKVLFKTRQDLNDGALNGSGKIGMLITKTKEWILAIRLERNYTKREIIRMYLNTVEYGSNSFGINTAAKTFFNKSPKNLTTPEAATLVGIVNAPGRFSPVVHPDRSRKRRNWVLRQMAKSHYITDAELAQDTAKAIVLHYSVENPSKGLAPYFRAEVVKSLIAWAKETDHDLYADGLKIYTTIDSRMQEYAEKSLAEHLALQQKWFSAQWKGQLPWRDENGKVIPDFLNIAMRRTQRYKSLMNQFEGNRDSVNYYLRKKYKMPVFTWQGEKEMLMSPLDSLAYYKRYLRAGFMAMNPLNGQVKAWVGGPNYKFFKFDHVRQGKRQPGSTFKPIVYTAAIEQGYSPCFPRPDVATTFPAVAGRAPYTPKNFEGNFSGRTFTLRQALARSMNSITAWLVMKLGPETIAEYAKKLGITSPVDAVPSMGFGTSDCSIYELCGVYATFVNKGVWTSPIMVTRIEDKNGNVLREFVPQTKEVLNEETAYIMTNMLQASTTEPGGTSTILHTGFKFPFEIGAKTGTTSNYSDAWFMGITPDLVCGMWVGGEDRSIHFRSGAYGQGARAALPLYGLFMQKVYKDKNIGLNTQPFPKPAAPLSIEIDCSKYYGGQRDTIPYDQKMQAPDASDLDDKDI; encoded by the coding sequence ATGCCCACTTCCCCTCCTACCCGCCGCGCCAAGCCCCAGCCGCTGAAACCCGCGCGCCCCGGCCGCTTCACGGCCTTCATCCGGACCATGTGGGTGCTGTTTGGCGCGGGCGTGGTGGGCCTGGGCCTGTTTGTGCTGGCCGTGAGCGGCAACTTCCTGAACCTGTTCGGACGCATGCCCAACCTGAAAACGCTGGAAAACCCGCGCTCCGAGCTGGCTTCCGAGATTTACTCGGCTGATGGGGTGCTGCTGGGCAAATACTTCCGCGAAAACCGCACGCCCGTTGAGTTCAAAGACTTGCCGCAGAACCTGATTGACGCCCTCATTGCCACGGAGGACGTGCGCTTTGAGCAGCACTCGGGCATTGATGCCAAGAGCGTGTTGCGGGCCGTGACCGGCGTGCTCACCTTCTCGCACAATGGCGGCGGCTCCACGCTCACCCAGCAGGTGGCCAAGGTGCTGTTCAAAACCCGGCAGGACCTGAATGATGGCGCCCTCAATGGCAGTGGCAAAATCGGAATGCTCATCACCAAAACCAAGGAGTGGATTCTGGCCATCCGGCTGGAGCGCAACTACACCAAGCGCGAAATCATCCGCATGTACCTCAACACGGTGGAGTACGGCTCGAACTCTTTCGGCATCAACACGGCAGCCAAGACCTTCTTCAACAAGTCGCCCAAAAACCTGACCACGCCCGAGGCCGCCACGCTGGTGGGCATCGTGAACGCGCCCGGCCGCTTTAGCCCCGTGGTGCACCCCGACCGTTCGCGCAAGCGCCGCAACTGGGTGCTGCGCCAGATGGCCAAGTCGCACTACATCACCGACGCCGAACTGGCGCAGGATACGGCCAAGGCCATTGTGCTGCACTACTCCGTGGAAAATCCCAGCAAGGGCCTGGCCCCCTATTTCCGGGCCGAGGTGGTGAAGTCGCTCATTGCCTGGGCCAAGGAAACCGACCACGACCTCTACGCCGACGGCCTGAAAATCTACACCACCATCGACTCGCGGATGCAGGAGTACGCCGAGAAGTCCTTGGCCGAGCACCTGGCCCTGCAGCAGAAGTGGTTTAGTGCGCAATGGAAAGGCCAGCTGCCCTGGCGCGACGAGAACGGCAAGGTCATCCCCGACTTTCTCAACATTGCCATGCGCCGCACCCAGCGCTACAAGTCGCTGATGAACCAGTTTGAGGGCAACCGCGACTCGGTGAACTACTACCTGCGCAAGAAGTACAAGATGCCGGTATTCACCTGGCAGGGCGAGAAAGAAATGTTGATGTCGCCGCTCGACTCGCTGGCGTACTACAAGCGCTACCTGCGCGCCGGCTTCATGGCCATGAACCCGCTCAACGGCCAGGTGAAAGCCTGGGTGGGTGGCCCCAATTACAAGTTTTTCAAGTTTGACCACGTGCGGCAGGGCAAGCGCCAGCCCGGCTCCACGTTCAAACCCATCGTATACACAGCCGCCATCGAGCAAGGCTATTCGCCCTGCTTCCCCCGCCCCGATGTGGCCACCACCTTCCCCGCCGTGGCGGGCCGCGCACCCTACACGCCCAAAAACTTCGAGGGAAACTTCTCGGGTCGCACGTTCACGCTACGGCAGGCCCTGGCCCGCTCCATGAACTCCATCACGGCTTGGCTGGTGATGAAGCTAGGCCCCGAAACCATTGCTGAATACGCCAAAAAGCTGGGCATTACCTCGCCGGTCGATGCGGTGCCATCGATGGGTTTTGGCACTTCCGATTGTAGCATTTACGAGTTGTGCGGGGTGTACGCCACCTTCGTAAACAAGGGCGTCTGGACCTCGCCCATCATGGTGACGCGCATTGAGGACAAGAACGGCAACGTACTGCGTGAATTCGTGCCTCAGACCAAGGAGGTACTCAACGAAGAAACCGCCTACATCATGACCAACATGCTGCAGGCCAGCACTACCGAGCCCGGCGGCACCAGCACCATCCTGCATACGGGCTTCAAGTTCCCGTTTGAAATCGGGGCCAAAACCGGCACCACCTCCAACTATTCCGACGCCTGGTTCATGGGCATCACCCCGGACCTGGTGTGCGGCATGTGGGTGGGCGGCGAAGACCGCAGCATTCACTTCCGCAGCGGCGCCTATGGCCAGGGCGCCCGCGCGGCCCTGCCGCTTTACGGTCTCTTCATGCAGAAAGTGTACAAGGACAAGAACATTGGCTTGAACACGCAGCCCTTCCCCAAACCTGCCGCCCCGCTCAGCATTGAGATTGATTGCTCGAAGTACTACGGCGGCCAGCGCGATACCATTCCCTACGACCAAAAGATGCAAGCACCCGATGCTTCAGATTTGGATGATAAGGACATCTAG
- the porK gene encoding T9SS ring complex lipoprotein PorK/GldK yields MNKFLALSLFAISGTLLGGCFGKGPTGDLVGSEDRPFFIPQEVPYGMVPCPGGTFHMGQTDQDISASMVNMNKQVTIAGFYMDETEITNNEYRQFMDNIKQDSLDVLGEEYVMTELYPDTTVWVRDFTYHMGDPLLEYYYTHPAFDDYPVVGVDWFAAKYFCNWRTKFRNAAREESGYANDPNFRLPSEAEWEYAARGGRDLATYPWGGPYLRNTKGCMLANFKPGRGDYASDGFAYTSEVGSFFPNDFGLYDMAGNVSEWCDDAYMEASVPVVWDLNPTNPDDNEPRKVVRGGSWKDIAYFLETGTRNFEYQDSARSYIGFRCSMIQIGMGTNSSLN; encoded by the coding sequence ATGAACAAGTTTCTAGCATTATCCCTTTTTGCTATCTCCGGTACATTATTGGGTGGGTGTTTTGGCAAAGGGCCGACCGGTGACCTGGTTGGTTCCGAAGACCGGCCCTTCTTTATCCCCCAGGAAGTGCCTTACGGCATGGTACCTTGCCCCGGCGGTACATTCCACATGGGCCAGACCGACCAAGACATCTCCGCCTCGATGGTGAACATGAACAAGCAGGTGACCATCGCCGGCTTCTACATGGACGAAACGGAGATTACCAACAACGAGTACCGCCAGTTTATGGACAACATCAAGCAGGACTCGCTTGATGTATTGGGCGAAGAATATGTGATGACGGAGCTGTATCCCGACACCACGGTGTGGGTACGCGACTTCACCTACCACATGGGCGACCCCCTGCTCGAATACTACTACACTCACCCCGCCTTCGACGATTATCCGGTAGTGGGCGTGGATTGGTTTGCCGCCAAGTATTTCTGCAACTGGCGCACCAAGTTCCGCAACGCTGCCCGCGAGGAATCGGGCTACGCCAACGACCCCAACTTCCGCCTGCCTTCCGAGGCTGAGTGGGAATACGCCGCCCGCGGCGGCCGCGACCTCGCCACGTATCCTTGGGGTGGCCCGTACCTGCGCAACACCAAGGGCTGCATGCTGGCCAACTTCAAGCCCGGCCGTGGCGACTACGCTTCGGATGGCTTTGCTTACACTTCGGAAGTAGGCTCGTTCTTCCCCAACGACTTCGGCCTGTACGACATGGCCGGCAACGTGTCGGAGTGGTGCGATGATGCTTACATGGAAGCCTCGGTACCGGTAGTGTGGGACTTGAACCCCACCAACCCGGATGATAACGAACCCCGCAAAGTGGTGCGCGGTGGCTCTTGGAAAGATATTGCTTACTTCCTCGAAACCGGCACGCGCAACTTCGAATACCAGGATTCGGCCCGCTCTTACATCGGCTTCCGTTGCTCGATGATTCAGATTGGCATGGGCACCAACAGCTCGCTCAACTAA
- the porL gene encoding type IX secretion system motor protein PorL/GldL — MAAKESFLYDKLMPKIYGIGAAVVIVGALFKIEHWAGADLMLIVGLGTEAVIFFLSAFQPVDKGHDWSLVYPELSEGYDPSTGDNRLNAPDSSSKGLTMKLDDMLKNANVTPEAISNLGQGLNRLSTTTSQLSQLGEATNVTDEYTKKVRTAADSLEKINVAYSNTVDAISAMSNATSDAKEYHMQVQNVTKNLGALNAVYEMELQDANTHLKSMNQFYGTLSKAMDNMTQAGKDTEQFQKQVADLTGNLTSLNRVYGNMLNAMRAGAQA; from the coding sequence ATGGCAGCTAAAGAAAGTTTCCTCTATGACAAGCTGATGCCCAAAATCTACGGCATCGGTGCAGCAGTTGTAATTGTTGGTGCTCTTTTCAAAATTGAACACTGGGCAGGTGCCGACTTGATGCTCATCGTAGGCCTGGGTACCGAAGCCGTTATCTTCTTCCTGAGCGCCTTTCAACCCGTTGATAAAGGCCATGACTGGTCGCTGGTGTATCCCGAACTGAGCGAAGGCTACGACCCCTCAACCGGCGACAACCGTCTCAACGCACCCGATAGCTCGTCGAAAGGCTTGACGATGAAGCTGGACGACATGCTGAAAAATGCCAACGTGACCCCCGAAGCTATTTCGAACCTGGGCCAAGGCCTGAACCGCCTCAGCACCACCACCTCGCAGCTGTCGCAGCTGGGCGAAGCTACCAACGTAACCGACGAGTACACCAAGAAAGTACGCACGGCTGCTGACTCGCTCGAAAAAATCAACGTGGCTTACTCCAACACCGTGGACGCTATTTCGGCCATGTCGAACGCTACTTCGGACGCCAAAGAGTACCACATGCAGGTGCAGAACGTGACCAAGAACCTGGGCGCACTGAACGCCGTGTACGAGATGGAACTGCAGGATGCCAACACGCACCTCAAGTCCATGAACCAATTCTACGGCACGCTCAGCAAGGCTATGGACAACATGACCCAGGCTGGCAAAGACACTGAGCAATTCCAGAAGCAAGTAGCCGACCTCACCGGCAACCTGACCTCGCTCAACCGCGTGTACGGCAACATGCTGAACGCCATGCGTGCCGGCGCTCAAGCCTAA
- the uvrC gene encoding excinuclease ABC subunit UvrC, whose amino-acid sequence MAAKPELQAQINALPHKPGVYKYFDDEGIIYVGKAIDLRKRVSSYFTKQDHNKKTQQLVRNIKRLEFTIVDSESDAFLLENNLIKQHQPKYNILLKDGKTYPYLCLTNERFPRLIPTRNKINDGSRYYGPYANGTALNVLLELIRALYPLRTCNYNLTPENVAAGKFKPCLELQIGNCNAPCVAKEDEAIYNGYIQQIRQILNGDLRIPKQYFKERMTAAAQEMQYELAHAFKVKLDKLEAFQAKSTIVNASLTNIDVFAIASNEKSGFITYLKVMNGSIILTQSLEVTKKLDEEDAEILAPLVMQMRQEFESESKEILTNVPVALPLPGITLTVPQIGDKRKLLDLALKNVLYARKEKESMNERSKDVNEVRIMETIKKDLRLTELPKHIECFDNSNFQGDNPVAAMVCFRNAKPSKKDYRHYHIKTVIGPNDFDSMYEVVTRRYRRLVDEGASLPQLVIVDGGKGQLSMAVKALKDLNLWGQIPVIGIAKRLEEIYVPNDPLPLYIDKKSESLRLFQRMRDEVHRFGITFHRSRRDAATLKTELTDVKGLGPITAEKLLNKFKSVKKIRELSDAELIAEVGKAKAKVLQNYFAENEAPSHPVPPQQLPASN is encoded by the coding sequence ATGGCCGCCAAACCTGAACTGCAAGCCCAAATCAATGCCCTGCCCCACAAGCCCGGCGTGTATAAGTACTTTGACGACGAGGGCATCATCTACGTGGGCAAGGCCATTGACCTGCGTAAGCGCGTGAGCAGCTACTTCACCAAGCAAGACCACAACAAGAAAACGCAGCAGCTGGTCCGCAACATCAAGCGGCTGGAGTTTACCATTGTGGATTCGGAATCCGATGCGTTTTTGCTTGAAAACAATCTCATCAAGCAGCACCAGCCCAAATACAACATCCTGCTCAAAGACGGTAAAACCTACCCCTACCTCTGCCTCACCAACGAGCGGTTCCCGCGCCTTATTCCCACGCGTAACAAGATTAACGACGGCTCGCGCTACTACGGTCCCTACGCCAACGGCACTGCCCTGAACGTGCTACTGGAGCTCATCCGGGCCCTGTACCCGTTGCGCACCTGCAACTACAACCTCACGCCCGAAAACGTGGCCGCCGGCAAGTTCAAGCCCTGCCTGGAGCTGCAAATCGGCAATTGCAACGCCCCCTGTGTGGCCAAAGAAGATGAGGCCATCTACAACGGCTATATCCAGCAAATCCGTCAGATTCTCAACGGCGACCTGCGCATTCCCAAGCAGTACTTCAAGGAGCGCATGACCGCCGCGGCGCAGGAAATGCAGTACGAGTTGGCGCACGCCTTCAAAGTCAAGCTCGACAAGCTCGAAGCTTTCCAGGCCAAGTCTACCATCGTGAACGCGTCGCTCACCAACATCGACGTTTTTGCCATTGCCAGCAACGAAAAGTCGGGTTTTATCACCTATCTCAAAGTGATGAACGGCAGCATCATCCTTACCCAGTCGCTCGAAGTCACGAAAAAGCTGGACGAGGAAGATGCCGAAATCCTGGCCCCGCTTGTCATGCAGATGCGCCAGGAGTTCGAAAGCGAGTCGAAGGAAATCCTGACCAACGTGCCTGTCGCGCTGCCTTTGCCCGGCATCACGCTCACGGTACCGCAAATCGGCGATAAGCGCAAGCTACTCGACCTGGCCCTGAAAAACGTGCTTTACGCCCGCAAGGAGAAGGAAAGCATGAACGAGCGCAGCAAGGACGTAAACGAAGTGCGCATCATGGAAACCATCAAAAAGGACCTGCGCCTCACCGAGCTACCCAAGCATATCGAGTGCTTCGACAACTCCAACTTTCAGGGCGACAACCCAGTGGCTGCCATGGTCTGCTTTCGCAACGCCAAACCCAGCAAAAAGGACTACCGCCACTACCACATTAAAACCGTCATTGGCCCAAACGACTTCGACAGCATGTACGAAGTCGTCACCCGCCGCTACCGCCGTCTAGTGGACGAAGGCGCCAGTCTCCCGCAGTTGGTCATCGTCGACGGCGGGAAAGGCCAGCTCAGCATGGCCGTCAAGGCCCTGAAAGACCTCAACCTCTGGGGTCAGATTCCGGTCATTGGCATAGCCAAGCGCCTCGAAGAAATCTACGTTCCCAACGACCCACTCCCCCTCTACATCGACAAGAAAAGCGAATCACTGCGCCTTTTCCAGCGCATGCGCGACGAAGTGCACCGCTTCGGCATCACCTTCCACCGCTCCCGCCGCGACGCCGCGACGCTCAAAACCGAGCTAACCGACGTTAAAGGCCTTGGCCCCATCACCGCCGAGAAACTTCTTAACAAATTCAAGTCCGTTAAGAAAATCCGGGAGCTCTCCGATGCCGAGCTAATTGCTGAAGTCGGCAAAGCCAAAGCCAAAGTCCTGCAGAACTACTTTGCCGAAAACGAAGCTCCATCCCACCCCGTGCCGCCCCAGCAGCTTCCAGCCAGCAACTAA
- the porN gene encoding type IX secretion system ring subunit PorN/GldN — protein MKSIHTLAAVAAGLSLSLTASAQEQATTASSTGSHRPIPPSDQMFRKSIWRQVDLREKQNKPMFSEGKEISRVILEAVKRGELTAYKNDSLTSTFTPQEVRTNSSYVDEAVKLSDEEKAAGFSEKDLGGGSDDGWGTPAPKKSGGGSTATTKRQPKLGANGKPLKDKKGKIIYETVAVAPPPPPAPVGNEYRPKDLYEMEVKEDMIFDKKRSRMYHDIKSITLLVPSTLPTNISGIEKPIGTFKYSDLVKVFRANPQNAIWFNAENDAQHKNLADAFELWLFNSYITKVSNAGDSRLDDIYGGAQQGILAAQQTAADLVEYEYNLWSF, from the coding sequence ATGAAATCCATTCACACCTTGGCCGCTGTGGCGGCGGGCTTGTCGCTGTCGCTGACGGCTTCGGCCCAGGAGCAAGCCACTACGGCGAGCAGCACCGGTTCGCACCGGCCCATTCCCCCGTCTGACCAAATGTTCCGCAAGAGCATCTGGCGGCAGGTGGACCTGCGCGAGAAGCAAAACAAGCCGATGTTTTCCGAAGGCAAGGAAATCAGCCGGGTTATCCTCGAGGCCGTGAAGCGCGGCGAACTGACGGCTTATAAGAACGACTCGCTGACGTCGACCTTCACGCCCCAGGAAGTACGCACCAACTCGTCTTATGTGGACGAGGCAGTAAAACTGAGCGACGAGGAAAAAGCAGCTGGTTTTAGCGAGAAGGACCTTGGCGGTGGCTCTGATGACGGCTGGGGCACGCCCGCGCCGAAGAAAAGCGGCGGCGGCAGCACGGCTACTACCAAGCGTCAGCCCAAGCTGGGCGCCAACGGCAAGCCGCTGAAGGATAAGAAAGGCAAAATCATTTACGAGACTGTAGCCGTAGCTCCGCCACCTCCCCCCGCGCCGGTGGGCAACGAGTACCGTCCGAAGGATTTGTATGAGATGGAAGTGAAAGAGGATATGATTTTCGACAAGAAGCGGTCGAGAATGTATCACGACATCAAATCCATCACGCTGCTGGTTCCCTCCACGCTGCCGACCAACATCTCGGGTATCGAGAAGCCAATTGGCACATTCAAGTACAGCGACCTGGTGAAGGTGTTCCGCGCCAACCCGCAAAACGCCATCTGGTTCAATGCCGAGAACGATGCGCAACACAAGAACCTTGCTGATGCCTTCGAGCTGTGGTTGTTCAACTCCTACATCACCAAGGTGTCGAATGCCGGCGACAGCCGTCTGGATGACATCTACGGTGGTGCTCAGCAAGGTATCCTGGCTGCTCAACAGACGGCCGCTGACCTGGTAGAATACGAGTACAACCTGTGGAGCTTCTAG